From Paenibacillus sp. GP183, one genomic window encodes:
- a CDS encoding YkvA family protein: MNINLRSMEKNYSDSSFWLKLKRFSKKAGTKVVYTALLLYYVLRSPNVPIKAKAIIIGALGYFISPIDIIPDFLLGVGYTDDLSVLVGALVSVAVYVDNDVKHKARTKIIKWFGTDSPYDLIAIDEKLNRE, translated from the coding sequence ATGAATATCAACCTGCGCTCGATGGAAAAAAACTATTCGGATAGCTCCTTCTGGCTGAAATTGAAACGATTCTCCAAAAAAGCGGGTACTAAAGTAGTCTATACCGCACTGCTTCTTTACTATGTGCTGCGAAGCCCTAATGTGCCTATTAAAGCAAAAGCTATTATTATAGGAGCTCTTGGATATTTCATTTCACCGATCGATATCATCCCGGACTTCTTACTTGGAGTTGGATACACGGATGACTTGAGTGTTCTGGTCGGTGCGTTGGTATCTGTGGCTGTGTATGTAGACAATGACGTGAAGCATAAAGCTCGTACGAAGATTATCAAATGGTTCGGCACCGACTCCCCGTACGATCTTATCGCTATAGATGAGAAGTTGAATAGGGAGTAG
- a CDS encoding aldo/keto reductase, which produces MKYSYLGRSGLKVSKLCLGTMNFGVDTDEQEAFRIMDAALDAGINFFDTANIYGWGTNSGRTEEIIGRWFAQGGGRREKVVLATKVYGDMHDENDGPNRDGGLSAYKIRRHLESSLRRLQTDHIELYQMHHVDRNVSWDELWEAFQVPVYQGKIGYVGSSNFAGRDLVKAQYEAKARHLLGLISEQHKYSLLCRLPELEVLPAAEELGIGVIAWSPLDGGLLGGNALRPAEGSRRANNPERVSRHRPQLEAFAALCEEIGESEANVALAWTLVHPAMTAPIIGPRTLKQFEQSLRVVDIQFDADILKRLDVIFPGPGGDAPRAYAW; this is translated from the coding sequence ATGAAATACAGCTATTTGGGACGTTCCGGTTTAAAAGTGAGCAAGCTCTGTTTGGGAACTATGAACTTTGGTGTAGATACAGACGAGCAGGAAGCGTTTCGGATTATGGACGCGGCGCTGGATGCCGGGATCAATTTCTTTGATACAGCCAACATCTATGGGTGGGGAACAAATTCGGGGCGTACGGAGGAAATCATCGGCCGCTGGTTCGCTCAAGGCGGCGGACGCCGAGAGAAGGTAGTCCTTGCAACGAAAGTGTATGGTGATATGCATGATGAGAATGATGGGCCGAACCGGGATGGAGGTTTATCCGCATATAAAATCCGGCGTCATCTCGAAAGCTCATTACGGCGTTTACAGACCGACCATATCGAGCTTTATCAAATGCATCACGTAGACCGCAACGTGTCCTGGGATGAGCTTTGGGAGGCTTTCCAGGTTCCGGTTTATCAAGGTAAAATCGGATATGTAGGCTCAAGCAACTTTGCCGGACGCGATTTGGTGAAGGCGCAGTACGAAGCTAAAGCTCGACACTTGCTGGGCCTCATCTCCGAGCAGCATAAGTACAGCCTCTTGTGCAGGCTGCCAGAGCTGGAGGTCCTTCCTGCCGCGGAAGAGCTCGGCATAGGCGTAATTGCATGGAGCCCGCTTGACGGAGGCTTGCTTGGCGGAAATGCCTTGAGGCCGGCTGAAGGCTCCAGAAGAGCCAACAATCCGGAGCGGGTGTCCAGGCACCGCCCTCAGCTCGAAGCGTTCGCCGCTTTATGCGAGGAGATCGGCGAGAGCGAAGCCAACGTGGCTCTGGCCTGGACGTTGGTCCATCCGGCGATGACAGCACCGATCATCGGGCCGCGCACGCTGAAACAATTCGAGCAATCGCTGCGCGTGGTCGACATTCAATTCGATGCCGATATATTGAAGCGATTGGATGTCATCTTCCCAGGACCGGGCGGCGATGCCCCCCGCGCCTACGCCTGGTAA